A single window of Microbispora hainanensis DNA harbors:
- a CDS encoding helix-turn-helix domain-containing protein gives MRSPTVRHRRLGRELRRLREQTGLSPEVAAHQLGWSRSKLNRVENARLLPSAEDIGNACDLYGVDSSGKAGLIQLGKDAGKRGWWTAYSDVFTGSYIALESEATAIRMWEPTLVPGLLQSEDYAREIICATRPELASPDIDRRVDARMARKINLLGSHAPTVHALLDEGILHKPVGSPGLTARQLDHILQVAAWPNVTIQVLPLAAGAHGGMEGGFSVLSFDDEDPDVGYVEGPAGDVYVEATDQVRRLMLTFERILNICLSPEKSAELITAARSEHDLP, from the coding sequence ATGAGAAGTCCCACTGTGAGACACCGCCGATTGGGTCGCGAACTGCGGCGACTCCGTGAGCAGACGGGTCTCTCACCCGAGGTGGCAGCCCACCAGCTTGGGTGGAGCCGTTCGAAGCTCAATCGCGTCGAGAACGCGCGGCTGCTGCCGAGCGCGGAGGACATCGGCAACGCCTGCGATCTGTACGGCGTGGACAGCAGCGGGAAGGCTGGCCTGATCCAGCTCGGCAAGGACGCCGGCAAACGAGGCTGGTGGACCGCCTACAGCGACGTCTTCACCGGCTCCTACATCGCGCTGGAAAGCGAGGCGACGGCCATCCGAATGTGGGAACCTACGCTGGTTCCCGGCCTGCTCCAAAGCGAGGATTACGCCCGCGAGATCATCTGCGCTACAAGACCCGAACTTGCTTCGCCGGACATCGACCGGCGCGTGGACGCCCGCATGGCACGCAAGATCAACCTTCTCGGCTCTCACGCCCCTACTGTGCACGCTCTGCTCGACGAGGGCATCCTGCACAAGCCCGTCGGATCACCGGGCCTCACGGCACGCCAGCTTGATCACATCCTCCAAGTCGCGGCTTGGCCGAACGTCACTATCCAGGTCCTTCCGCTGGCGGCCGGCGCCCACGGCGGCATGGAGGGAGGCTTCTCCGTGCTGAGTTTCGACGACGAGGATCCTGACGTCGGATACGTCGAAGGGCCAGCCGGCGACGTGTACGTAGAGGCGACCGATCAAGTACGGCGGCTTATGCTGACATTCGAACGCATCCTCAACATATGCCTGTCCCCCGAGAAGTCAGCAGAGCTCATAACTGCGGCGAGGAGTGAACATGATCTCCCCTGA